The genomic segment GAAAAGGCCGGTAAGATTATCGCGGAGGGAAAGTTCTGTGAGCTTCTTCTCCATACTGACTCGCTTTGTGATATCAAGGAAGGAAAGAACATAACAGGGGGGAATGTCGTCATCGCTTTTCACAGCCACAGCAGTAGCATGCGCTATGAAGCTTGTGCTGTCTCTGCGGAGGCATTCAACTTCATCGTCCCACTGACCCTTTTCAGCAATGCATGACTTCAGGTGGTCAAAATCATCTATAAAAGAGAAAAGGTCGGCAAGTTCAAGATGAAGGATATCGGTTCTGCTATACCTCCAGTAGTTGAGTGTTTCGAGGTTGGCGTAGTCTATTTTCCAGGAGCTGTCGGTCATTATCATGGCGCTGAGAGCGCTGTCGAGGGCACTGTTCTTCTTTATCATCTCTCTCAGGTGGAGCTTTCTTTCGGAAGTGTCTCTGAAGGTTAAAAGGATAACGCTGAAACCACTGTCGTCCACCAGGCTTGTAGTCATATCCATTGATTTCAGTGAACCATCGTAGCACTTCAGTTTCCGATCAAGAAATACACCATCAACGATTTCAGGGATGTTGCCTTCCCATTGCAAATGGTCGTTTTTTTCCTCAGGTGGAAGAATCTCGATCAGTTTTTTACCTATCAACTTCGAGCGTTCGTAGCCCAGCACAGCTTCAGCGGCATCGCTTACCCTTCGAATCTTACCCGTAGGAGCATCAACAACCACAAGGAGATCAACAGCGTTCCTGAAAACGAGTTCAAGGCTTTGCAGCTTGCGTTTCAGCTGAGCGTTCCTTTTTTTAAGGGCAGTTACAGCACTGTGGATTCTATCCATTTTTTCGCTGTTCGATTCGCCATCGAAGCTGGATTCTGTTTCCAATCTGAGTCTCCTGTTCCAGAAGCATGTAGATTTTACAAATATAATAATCAATGTTTTTACGGAAGAGGAGTGGCAGGTTATATTCTGAGACAGTAATTATCTACTTCCTTAAGGACGCTTATCAGCATTGCCTCTTGAGCTTTCAACGGGATATCTCTTTTCGTTGAGCTTAAGTTTTCTGTTTACGATTTCCTCAATGTCCAGGTTCATTTCATGGGCTAGAATAGTAAGGAATATCGCTATATCAGCGATTTCTTCGCCGATTGCAACAATTGTATCACTCGCGAGATCGCTGGATTCATTGCAGGTTTTCCAAAGGAAGTTTTCAAGGAGTTCCCCGGATTCAATGGCAATGGCTTCCGCGAGGTTCTTCGGATCGTGGAACTGTTTCCAGTCACGAAGATCACGAAATTCAATTATTTTTTCTCTCAGCCTGTCAAGCATTATGCCCCCCGCCAGTATGAAGATACAATTACAATTAAATTCGAAATATTAGTATGGTTCTTATATAGTTGTAGTAATTGGTTTTAATAAACCTCCGAGGTGT from the Candidatus Aegiribacteria sp. genome contains:
- a CDS encoding diguanylate cyclase — encoded protein: METESSFDGESNSEKMDRIHSAVTALKKRNAQLKRKLQSLELVFRNAVDLLVVVDAPTGKIRRVSDAAEAVLGYERSKLIGKKLIEILPPEEKNDHLQWEGNIPEIVDGVFLDRKLKCYDGSLKSMDMTTSLVDDSGFSVILLTFRDTSERKLHLREMIKKNSALDSALSAMIMTDSSWKIDYANLETLNYWRYSRTDILHLELADLFSFIDDFDHLKSCIAEKGQWDDEVECLRRDSTSFIAHATAVAVKSDDDIPPCYVLSFLDITKRVSMEKKLTELSLRDNLTGLFNRRGFMTLGRQLLDSSRRKQPEIGLLYVDIDYLKLINDKLGHASGDKAIEITAEILRNSFRDSDIIARLGGDEFVVLFLDTTEFTVKSIRERIDSKLKESQEIRFLPFMLSLSIGYHTTVLCYQTQIGRLLSYADSLMYEDKKSRRSRISEEDILHN
- a CDS encoding nucleotide pyrophosphohydrolase, whose product is MLDRLREKIIEFRDLRDWKQFHDPKNLAEAIAIESGELLENFLWKTCNESSDLASDTIVAIGEEIADIAIFLTILAHEMNLDIEEIVNRKLKLNEKRYPVESSRGNADKRP